A stretch of Oncorhynchus mykiss isolate Arlee chromosome 26, USDA_OmykA_1.1, whole genome shotgun sequence DNA encodes these proteins:
- the LOC110506942 gene encoding mitochondrial inner membrane protease subunit 1-like gives MFRSALGKTLGFVGYTIQYGCVAHCAFEYIGEFVACSGPSMEPTITSHDVVFSERLSRHLCRIENGDIVIAKSPFDPHMNICKRVIGLEGDKVCTSGPSDVFKTHQYVPKGHVWLEGDNLRNSTDSRSYGPVPYALIRGRVCLKLWPLHHVGALNQSPTGRVVRRSD, from the exons ATGTTCCGCAGTGCGCTGGGGAAGACCCTGGGCTTCGTGGGATACACCATCCAGTACGGCTGCGTCGCCCACTGTGCCTTTGAGTACATCGGAGAGTTTGTTGCG TGCTCTGGTCCTTCTATGGAGCCCACCATCACAAGCCACGACGTTGTCTTCTCAGAACGGTTGAGTCGCCATCTCTGCAGAATCGAGAA TGGTGATATAGTCATCGCTAAGAGTCCATTTGATCCACATATGAACATCTGTAAAAGAGTCATCGGTTTGGAGGGAGACAAAGTCTGCACCAGTGGCCCCTCGGATGTCTTCAAGACCCACCAATAC GTTCCAAAAGGGCACGTGTGGCTGGAAGGGGATAATCTTAGGAATTCCACAGACTCCAGGAGCTACGGCCCAGTTCCCTATGCCCTGATTCGAGGCCGTGTCTGCTTAAAG CTCTGGCCTCTACATCATGTTGGTGCCCTCAACCAAAGTCCCACAGGACGAGTCGTAAGAAGGAGTGACTGA